One Malania oleifera isolate guangnan ecotype guangnan chromosome 9, ASM2987363v1, whole genome shotgun sequence DNA segment encodes these proteins:
- the LOC131163988 gene encoding uncharacterized protein LOC131163988, with product MEDFNFVVGQEFADVKAFRNAIKEAAIAQHFELRIIKSDLIRYFAKCSCEGCPWRIRAVKLPNAPTFTIRSLEGTHTCGKNAQNGHHQASVDWIVSFIEERLRDNINYKPKDILHDIYEQYGITIPYKQAWRAKERGLAAIYGSSEEGYCLLPAYCEQIKNANPGSFAEVFTAGADNRFQRLFVSFYASIYGFLNGCLPIVGLGAMQLKSKYLGTLLSATSFDADGGLFPLAFGVVDVENDESWMWFLSELHKALEMSTENIPRLTFLSEGQKGIADAVRRKFSGSSHGLCMRHLTESIGKEFKNSRLVHLLWKAAYSTSTIGFKEKMTEIEEVSSDAARWIQQFPPCHWALVYFEGTRYGHLSSNIEEFNRWIVEVRELPVIQVVERIHSKLRTEFEERRLKSSSWFSVLAPSAEKHLIEAINCASTYQVLRSDEVEFEVISTERSDIVNIGTHCCSCRDWQLYGIPCSHAVAAIMSCRKDVYAFAEKCFTVASYHETYSKEIHPLPGKIEWKKTDEAPANDEVQLVRPPKFRRPPGRPEKKRICVEDLNREKHTVHCSRCNQTGHYKTTCKTETIKRIEQF from the coding sequence ATGGAGGATTTCAATTTTGTTGTTGGTCAAGAGTTTGCTGATGTAAAGGCTTTTAGGAATGCAATTAAAGAAGCAGCAATTGCACAGCATTTTGAACTTCGTATTATAAAAAGTGATTTAATCCGTTACTTTGCAAAGTGTTCTTGTGAAGGTTGTCCATGGCGCATTCGTGCAGTGAAGCTTCCCAATGCCCCCACCTTCACAATAAGAAGCCTTGAGGGGACTCATACCTGTGGGAAAAATGCGCAAAATGGGCATCATCAGGCTTCTGTAGATTGGATTGTGAGTTTCATAGAGGAACGACTGCGGGATAACATTAACTACAAACCGAAGGACATATTGCATGATATTTACGAACAGTATGGAATTACTATACCATACAAGCAAGCTTGGCGTGCCAAGGAACGGGGCCTTGCTGCAATTTATGGCTCTTCCGAGGAGGGATATTGCCTCCTTCCTGCATACTGTGAGCAAATTAAGAATGCCAACCCCGGAAGTTTTGCTGAGGTTTTCACCGCTGGTGCAGATAACCGGTTTCAACGGCTTTTTGTTTCTTTCTATGCATCCATTTATGGGTTTCTTAATGGTTGCTTGCCTATTGTTGGGCTTGGTGCGATGCAGCTTAAAAGCAAATATCTGGGTACGTTGCTTTCAGCAACTTCTTTTGATGCTGATGGTGGGCTTTTTCCACTTGCCTTTGGTGTGGTTGATGTAGAGAATGATGAGAGCTGGATGTGGTTTTTGTCAGAGTTACATAAGGCACTGGAGATGAGCACAGAGAATATTCCACGGCTTACATTCTTGTCTGAAGGACAAAAAGGGATTGCTGATGCTGTGAGAAGGAAGTTTTCTGGTTCTTCTCATGGATTGTGCATGCGCCACCTGACCGAAAGCATTGGCAAAGAATTCAAGAACTCAAGGCTTGTCCATCTTCTGTGGAAAGCTGCATATTCCACGTCTACCATTGGATTTAAAGAAAAAATGACAGAAATTGAGGAGGTTTCTTCTGACGCAGCAAGGTGGATTCAACAGTTTCCACCATGCCATTGGGCATTAGTTTATTTTGAaggaacacggtatggtcacctCTCATCAAATATTGAGGAGTTCAACAGATGGATTGTTGAAGTACGGGAGCTGCCTGTGATCCAAGTGGTTGAGCGTATTCACAGTAAACTAAGGACTGAGTTTGAAGAAAGGCGCTTGAAGAGTAGTTCTTGGTTTTCAGTGTTAGCTCCATCTGCTGAGAAGCATCTGATTGAAGCAATCAACTGTGCGTCCACGTATCAAGTCCTTCGTTCCGATGAAGTGGAATTTGAAGTTATATCAACTGAGCGATCTGATATTGTAAATATTGGGACCCATTGTTGTTCATGCCGTGACTGGCAACTGTACGGAATACCATGCTCCCATGCCGTTGCAGCTATCATGTCCTGTAGAAAAGATGTTTATGCCTTTGCAGAGAAATGTTTTACTGTTGCTAGTTACCATGAGACATATTCAAAAGAGATACACCCTCTACCTGGTAAAATTGAATGGAAGAAGACGGATGAGGCACCTGCCAATGATGAAGTCCAACTTGTGCGACCACCCAAGTTTCGTCGGCCACCTGGACGCCCCGAAAAGAAGAGGATTTGCGTGGAGGACCTTAATCGTGAGAAACACACCGTGCATTGTAGCAGGTGCAACCAAACTGGGCATTACAAAACAACGTGCAAAACAGAGACTATAAAGAGAATAGAGCAGTTTTAG